The genomic DNA CTCTGGTCAGCCTGGTACGGCTCCTTCAATCACTTTGCGTGGTGGTGCTTCTATTACAGGAAGTGCGCCAGCTTTGATTATTGTTGATGGTGTTGAGCGTACTTTGTCAGAGATTAACCCGTCTGATATTGAGTCGGTTGAAGTGTTGAAGGATGCTGCCTCAACAGCTATCTACGGTGCGAGAGCAAACGGAGGTGTAATCCTTGTTACGACGAAGCGTGCGAAGAGTGGAACTTCCAGTATCAATTATCGCATGAAGCTTGGTGTGAACTTCAAGCGTAACGACTATGACTTCATGAATGCCCGCGATTATATTTACTATAATCGAATGGGTTTCAAGCGTTATACCAATGCTATGAAAGGACACGGCAAGGCTGCTGATGTTGATGCGCAGAATGGATATTCGGGCTGGGGATACACACATTACAAGCCACGTACCGATGTGATGTATTACGATGAGACGAATGCCGAGCATAAGCGACTACTTGCTGAGGAGGGCTGGCAGCTTATGGACGACCCTTATTACGGACCAGAAGATGGTTCAAAACTTCTTTTCAAGGATTATAGCGGTCAGTTGGAGGATGCCATTTACCATAAGCAGACGCTCACACAGGACCATTATCTGAGCTTCAGTGGCGGTAACAACATGGGTTCTTTTGTAGCTTCATTGGGTTATTACAATGAAGACGGTGTTGTTCGCAATACGTCTTTCCGTCGTTTCACGGGTAGTGTGAAGGGTGACTATCAAATCAAGCCTTGGCTGAAGGTACGTGCAGGAGCGCAATATACATGGTACACAAAGCCTGACAGCTACTTCGGTTCATGGAGTTCGCTGTTCTATCGTACTCGTTCTCAGCGTCCTACATGGAATCCTTACTTGAAAGATGGTTCTCCAGCACCAGGTTGGAGCAGTTCTGATGGTAACTATCTGTATTGGAATGACAAGCTCACGACAAGCAACGGGACACGTTCAGAAACATTCAATTTGGGTTTCGATATGACTTTGATACCTAAGCATCTTACATTGACAACCAATGCTTCGGTTTATCATGTGCTTGATCAGCAGGAGAACTTCAATAAGGCTTACTATACACAGAGCAATCCTAACAACCTCAACACCACGCGCCGTTCATACGCCTATATGTTTAAGGATACGCAGATACAGCTCAATACAATATTGAATTATTTCAACACGTTTGCTGAGCATCACAATGTTGATTTCATGATGGGAGCAGAGTATTATGATTATAACTACTTCTGGATGAATGCTTCTACAAAGAATTCACCAACAGATGATATTCCTACGCTTAATGCTGGTGCTGATAAGGATGATAATCCTAAGTCCTTTACGTCACGTAACCGTATTGAGTCGCTCTTCGGACGTTTCAACTATGATTACAAACAGAAGTATCTGCTTACGTTCACCTTCCGTTATGATGGTAATTCCAAGCTGAAGGACAATCGTTGGGGCTTCTTCCCTGGTGTCTCTTTGGGTTGGAACATGATGGAAGAGGATTTCTGGAAAGAGTCTAAGCTGTCAAACTTCGTCAGCAACATCAAGCCACGTATCAGCTACGGTAGTAATGGTAACGTGAGTGGAATAGGCGACTTCTATATCTATGGTGTCTATGGTCAGCTTTCAAATTATCATGGCAACACGGCATTCTTCGACCAGTCGCTTGTGAATACAGCCTTGAAGTGGGAGCAGAGCCATACCTTCGAAGCGGGTCTTGACCTCGGTTTCTTTAAGAATCGTTTGTCGTTGATTCTCGATTACTACGTTCGTAACACAAGTAA from Prevotella melaninogenica includes the following:
- a CDS encoding SusC/RagA family TonB-linked outer membrane protein; its protein translation is MILHIKPIGFTLCMGVSFLMPTQGFAVSKQPVQSVQQSGRCTGVILDEQGDPIIGATVQVKGTSNGTATDLDGRFTLSNIPSGSIIVISYIGMDTKEVKWDGQEIKVKLKEEQHALNELIVTGYGGQQKRATLTTAISKMDNKVLDAAAFSNVGSALQGSVTGLQVVNTSGQPGTAPSITLRGGASITGSAPALIIVDGVERTLSEINPSDIESVEVLKDAASTAIYGARANGGVILVTTKRAKSGTSSINYRMKLGVNFKRNDYDFMNARDYIYYNRMGFKRYTNAMKGHGKAADVDAQNGYSGWGYTHYKPRTDVMYYDETNAEHKRLLAEEGWQLMDDPYYGPEDGSKLLFKDYSGQLEDAIYHKQTLTQDHYLSFSGGNNMGSFVASLGYYNEDGVVRNTSFRRFTGSVKGDYQIKPWLKVRAGAQYTWYTKPDSYFGSWSSLFYRTRSQRPTWNPYLKDGSPAPGWSSSDGNYLYWNDKLTTSNGTRSETFNLGFDMTLIPKHLTLTTNASVYHVLDQQENFNKAYYTQSNPNNLNTTRRSYAYMFKDTQIQLNTILNYFNTFAEHHNVDFMMGAEYYDYNYFWMNASTKNSPTDDIPTLNAGADKDDNPKSFTSRNRIESLFGRFNYDYKQKYLLTFTFRYDGNSKLKDNRWGFFPGVSLGWNMMEEDFWKESKLSNFVSNIKPRISYGSNGNVSGIGDFYIYGVYGQLSNYHGNTAFFDQSLVNTALKWEQSHTFEAGLDLGFFKNRLSLILDYYVRNTSNLLQSVNLPSYLGFSSIQTNLGKLRNQGFEMEVRATPIHLKNSFRWDLSFNLSTVKNTIVQLPKSDRPFNQLQGVEVAAGKVDADGKTLTKWIGGYREGGTLGELYGYSQDHIFKDWDDVKAHANKRIDNIAKLYGPGLADEVNPQTGVLYKNSTGWKPIEPGDVCWEDINEDGIINSLDRKVLGNSRPTVTGGWTSTLSYKNLSLFARFDYALGHTIYNDLKARSMGQFQGQFNLIDNVKDMWTETNPGASYPAFSYADQLNKQNIWREGSKFFEKASYMALREITLSYTLPRTWIKTMKMANANVYVTGQNLFYLTPFDGASPEAINGGYDYGRYPTPRTLIFGLNVTF